In one window of Kosmotoga pacifica DNA:
- a CDS encoding amidohydrolase family protein — MIIIGGTVLTPSEQIEDAVIFIDNGKITEITTRSALKNLPTDQVIDATNKFIVPGFIDPHTHIGIYRLEGDPGDHGIDLVDPITPQLNVVEGMDVFDPAFDGALSAGVTTVGILPGAYMSFGSSVERITIMPGQGAIFKTNKRMIEESAFVKVAVGEHPKRFLAEQKLSPTTRMGIMSELRKMFLKAKEYSLKEEKNYDPKLEALVPVIEGKIPLRVHIHTARDIVSVLRFSQEFSIKVILDHATEAFLVKDELTDVPIVYGPIVFSKRGTELENLDSSNLSKIRELVFSITTDHPTIPIEYLDMLAGLATAEGYSISQALSLITVNAAKILGIDDRVGSIEPGKDADIVILSGEPFSPDTHVEYTIVDGEVCYKGGID; from the coding sequence TTGATAATCATTGGTGGGACAGTATTAACTCCAAGTGAGCAAATTGAAGACGCTGTAATTTTTATTGATAACGGAAAGATAACAGAAATTACCACACGCTCTGCTCTCAAAAATCTTCCGACTGATCAGGTTATTGACGCCACAAATAAGTTTATAGTACCTGGATTTATTGACCCCCATACACATATTGGTATTTACAGACTCGAGGGAGATCCTGGGGACCATGGTATTGATCTTGTTGACCCAATTACCCCTCAATTAAATGTTGTAGAAGGTATGGATGTTTTTGATCCAGCATTTGACGGTGCGTTGAGTGCAGGGGTTACAACAGTTGGGATTTTGCCAGGGGCTTACATGTCATTTGGATCAAGCGTGGAAAGAATAACTATTATGCCAGGACAGGGGGCTATATTTAAGACAAACAAGAGAATGATCGAAGAATCAGCTTTCGTAAAAGTGGCGGTTGGTGAACACCCAAAAAGATTCCTGGCTGAGCAGAAATTAAGTCCAACCACACGGATGGGCATAATGTCGGAACTAAGGAAAATGTTTTTGAAAGCAAAAGAATATTCCTTGAAAGAGGAGAAGAATTATGATCCAAAACTAGAAGCACTTGTCCCTGTAATTGAAGGCAAAATCCCTTTAAGAGTCCATATACACACTGCAAGAGATATTGTTTCAGTTCTTAGATTTTCCCAAGAATTTAGCATTAAGGTCATACTCGATCACGCAACAGAGGCATTTTTGGTTAAAGATGAACTTACCGATGTACCAATAGTTTATGGCCCAATAGTATTTTCTAAACGCGGAACGGAACTGGAAAACCTCGATTCATCCAATCTTTCAAAAATCAGGGAGCTGGTCTTCTCTATTACAACGGACCATCCAACTATACCAATTGAGTATTTGGATATGTTAGCAGGACTAGCAACTGCAGAAGGTTATTCAATAAGCCAAGCGCTCTCATTGATAACTGTTAATGCGGCTAAAATACTTGGCATTGATGATAGGGTGGGTTCTATAGAACCCGGGAAAGACGCTGACATAGTCATTCTGTCTGGAGAACCCTTTAGTCCTGATACACACGTTGAATATACCATCGTAGATGGAGAAGTCTGTTACAAAGGGGGAATTGACTAA
- a CDS encoding DUF1700 domain-containing protein, whose product MDSTEYIRRLEKGLKRLKPLEREEYLQDYREHFQEGIRQGKTEDQICRDLGNPDKIARLILAEHNVRVLDEKHESRSIFTAIMSIIGLGFFNLIVTLPFLAVFYALIFAIFTIAAAFVALPVFYYYYPGNVLLPFSNLNQELLFIFGTMLVGIGIFLFSGKILKGAFKVTVTFLKWNLKVIKGE is encoded by the coding sequence ATGGACAGTACTGAATACATAAGAAGATTAGAAAAGGGCTTAAAAAGGCTCAAGCCACTTGAAAGAGAAGAGTATCTTCAAGATTACAGAGAGCATTTTCAGGAAGGAATAAGGCAGGGGAAGACAGAAGATCAAATATGTCGCGATTTAGGTAATCCGGATAAGATCGCAAGATTAATACTCGCAGAACATAACGTCAGGGTACTCGATGAAAAACATGAAAGCAGAAGCATTTTCACAGCTATAATGAGCATAATAGGTCTGGGATTTTTCAATTTAATTGTTACCCTCCCCTTTCTTGCAGTGTTTTACGCTTTGATTTTTGCCATCTTTACAATCGCAGCGGCTTTTGTCGCCTTGCCTGTGTTTTATTACTATTATCCGGGAAACGTTTTGCTGCCTTTCTCAAATTTGAACCAGGAATTGCTCTTCATATTCGGTACTATGCTTGTCGGGATTGGTATCTTCCTCTTCTCGGGGAAAATCCTGAAAGGTGCATTCAAAGTAACTGTGACTTTTTTAAAGTGGAATCTTAAGGTTATAAAAGGTGAGTGA
- a CDS encoding desulfoferrodoxin FeS4 iron-binding domain-containing protein: protein MPKVTEKGQIFVCEICGNVVEVKEVGGGELVCCGQPMTLKEN from the coding sequence ATGCCTAAGGTAACGGAGAAGGGCCAGATTTTTGTGTGTGAAATTTGTGGAAACGTTGTAGAGGTTAAAGAAGTTGGTGGCGGTGAGTTAGTTTGCTGTGGCCAACCTATGACCTTAAAAGAGAATTAG
- a CDS encoding DUF4097 family beta strand repeat-containing protein, translating to MQRKKGNIIAGIILALGLILIGASFLIGPIDFHGFEFEDSTNYQNEYTEVFSNPQIDEIYINTINGYVRVEGWDNSDIQLEVKQRYTGYPEGRLEELFELTKPEITFLGNTLRIVTPRLTKTAFLKSYGVSMVIKVPYGLVDRVEVKTSNGDLNFSNLNTQITGDTSNGSISLFKVSGNAKLDSSNGEFYANGFTGYLYVKTSNASMELKNSKAQVFLRTSNGSIYVRDSLLTGTNNTLKTSNGRIVLDSELPESGHLELSTSNGEIELIVPYGTGAVIDADTSNGRIILDNVPVLAKEIGKTSISGSIYGGGNLYIDLSTSNSNIRISGH from the coding sequence GTGCAAAGAAAAAAAGGAAATATAATTGCCGGGATAATTCTAGCCCTTGGTTTGATTTTGATTGGAGCTTCATTCTTAATAGGACCTATAGATTTTCATGGATTTGAATTCGAAGATTCTACGAACTATCAGAATGAATACACAGAGGTTTTTTCAAACCCACAAATCGATGAGATTTACATAAACACCATCAATGGGTACGTTCGAGTAGAAGGCTGGGATAACAGTGATATTCAGCTCGAAGTAAAACAGAGGTACACAGGTTACCCTGAAGGCAGGCTAGAAGAGCTTTTTGAGTTAACAAAGCCAGAAATCACATTTCTTGGGAACACATTAAGAATTGTAACTCCTAGGTTGACGAAAACCGCATTTTTAAAGAGCTATGGTGTTTCAATGGTCATCAAAGTGCCATATGGCCTTGTAGACAGAGTTGAGGTCAAGACAAGCAATGGAGATTTGAACTTTTCAAACCTCAACACTCAAATCACGGGAGACACATCAAATGGCTCTATTTCCCTGTTTAAAGTTTCTGGCAACGCAAAACTTGATAGTTCAAATGGAGAGTTCTATGCCAATGGGTTCACGGGCTATCTTTATGTCAAAACTTCAAATGCATCTATGGAATTGAAGAATTCAAAGGCGCAGGTATTTCTAAGAACCTCTAACGGCAGTATATATGTAAGAGATTCCTTGCTTACAGGAACAAACAACACTCTGAAAACTTCAAACGGGAGAATCGTTCTGGATTCAGAACTCCCAGAATCTGGTCATCTGGAACTTAGTACTAGCAATGGAGAGATTGAACTTATTGTCCCTTATGGCACCGGTGCGGTTATTGATGCCGATACTTCCAACGGGAGGATCATTCTGGATAATGTACCTGTTCTCGCGAAAGAAATAGGTAAAACCAGTATCAGTGGCAGCATCTATGGGGGCGGAAATTTGTATATAGATCTAAGCACCAGTAATTCAAACATAAGAATTAGCGGGCACTGA
- a CDS encoding sensor domain-containing diguanylate cyclase, with product MRKKTLWLIWILGTVLLWELSRVNYLFFHSIIETLAIVVGFSIFVIAVFSYRFIDNLFIKKLGIVYSAVIIVDFVHMLSYKNMGVFLNFDANQPTQFWILGRVLETFGLLYAVALSDKHNKFFCCIFYPITAAGIWAVFARAFPDCFIEGQGLTQFKVFTEYVLVSVIVVLLFYAKKIKKPDIEPYKSALFFSLAFTALAELSFTLYSDVFGFFNMLGHLFRLMSYVSILNGIVIQSIKVPLRTLYNQVHLEKEKFRKEAHLDSLTGVNNRRFLELYTSAECKMFEEQLFSVAMIDVDNFKEINDRYSHMIGDEVLKVIAKAIKKVVRKGDIVIRYGGDEFLVIFPGASAKDVEMPLKRVQKILEEEAEKFKFSITISYGIAEGTKKEDFYKALKIADKRLYEMKQHMKELHERNSLD from the coding sequence ATGAGAAAGAAAACGCTGTGGTTGATATGGATTTTAGGTACCGTCTTATTGTGGGAACTTTCCAGAGTTAATTATTTGTTCTTTCACTCGATTATCGAGACCCTGGCTATTGTTGTTGGCTTTTCAATATTTGTCATCGCGGTATTTTCCTATCGATTTATAGACAACTTATTTATCAAAAAATTGGGAATTGTTTACTCAGCGGTTATTATTGTAGACTTTGTGCATATGCTCTCTTATAAGAATATGGGAGTTTTTTTGAATTTTGACGCCAATCAACCCACTCAGTTCTGGATACTTGGAAGGGTTTTGGAAACCTTCGGGCTGTTATATGCAGTTGCTTTAAGTGACAAGCATAATAAATTCTTCTGCTGCATTTTTTATCCCATCACTGCTGCTGGAATCTGGGCTGTATTTGCACGTGCTTTTCCGGACTGTTTCATTGAAGGACAGGGTCTTACTCAATTCAAGGTTTTTACAGAATATGTGCTTGTATCCGTGATAGTTGTTTTGCTATTCTACGCAAAGAAAATCAAAAAACCGGATATTGAGCCCTATAAATCAGCGCTATTTTTCTCCCTTGCTTTTACTGCTCTTGCTGAGCTCTCTTTTACCTTATATTCCGATGTCTTTGGCTTTTTCAACATGCTTGGGCATTTATTCAGACTGATGTCTTATGTATCGATACTCAATGGTATCGTAATACAGAGCATTAAAGTACCTTTGAGGACACTTTATAATCAAGTTCATTTAGAGAAAGAGAAATTCCGAAAGGAAGCTCACTTGGACTCACTTACAGGCGTAAATAACAGAAGATTCCTCGAGCTTTATACGAGCGCTGAATGCAAAATGTTCGAAGAGCAATTATTCAGCGTTGCCATGATAGATGTTGATAATTTCAAAGAGATAAACGACCGATATTCGCATATGATAGGAGATGAGGTTCTTAAAGTGATCGCAAAAGCGATCAAGAAAGTCGTTCGAAAGGGCGACATTGTCATTAGATATGGCGGGGATGAATTTTTGGTAATCTTTCCAGGAGCGAGCGCTAAAGATGTTGAAATGCCATTAAAACGTGTTCAAAAAATCCTTGAAGAAGAAGCAGAAAAGTTTAAGTTTTCGATTACTATCTCTTATGGAATTGCTGAAGGAACAAAAAAAGAGGATTTTTACAAAGCCTTGAAGATCGCTGATAAAAGGCTCTATGAAATGAAACAGCATATGAAAGAGCTTCATGAAAGGAACTCTTTGGACTGA
- a CDS encoding ABC-F family ATP-binding cassette domain-containing protein: protein MRVATATKFSFGGGIIMLHIKQLRFSFGANEVLKGVDLDILPGEVVALLGANGSGKTTLLNIIRGVLKPDSGAVILENTVRFAFLPQETPPFEGTAMEFLLESFPEIGRIYRTMTSLPIDSPDYAEAINEFHKLGGFELEAKINARLYKYGFVEEDLKRPYSSFSKGQQRLWAIFRVFLRGANLLLLDEPTNHLDLQMCQKLERVILEYKSKKCSVLLVSHDRLLIDRVADRSYYLKTGTAVSVNGGYSLMLSHLKSDFESRLREAKEIERKIKQLEFEVSRRISWASSKEAKKKFADKVMNKGHIGRKAAKLAKRAKAVQKRTQAMIRELKEKKPFVEKPIEIELPQYEVSSRKVISATGLSFAFGTKTLFRDVNLELYTKDRVGLIGPNGCGKTTLMRCLVGELKPQGELYRNDNVRWKYIPQDVRAFFRTGSLIDNLRVPELDELQLRQALGAAGFRRDKVFQDVGSLSYGELMRAAILKAMLEKIEFLFLDEPTNHLDIESLEILDRLFNAFPGGMFFISHDRHFIATHGDSLYTFEAGNIRLLFEETPVDLTEFSRTIEIISQTSEDVKNEKEK from the coding sequence ATGCGAGTGGCCACGGCCACAAAGTTTTCTTTTGGAGGTGGAATTATCATGCTTCATATAAAACAACTTCGTTTTTCTTTCGGCGCTAATGAAGTGCTTAAAGGTGTAGATCTCGATATTCTTCCGGGTGAAGTCGTTGCCCTGCTTGGAGCGAACGGTTCTGGTAAGACAACATTGCTCAACATCATCCGTGGTGTTTTGAAACCAGATTCTGGTGCAGTTATTTTGGAAAATACGGTGAGATTCGCCTTTCTTCCACAGGAAACTCCCCCTTTTGAGGGTACCGCTATGGAGTTTCTTCTGGAAAGTTTTCCGGAAATTGGGCGAATTTATCGAACTATGACTTCACTTCCCATTGATTCTCCGGATTATGCAGAAGCGATAAACGAGTTCCACAAACTCGGTGGCTTCGAACTTGAAGCGAAAATCAACGCCAGGCTTTACAAATACGGTTTTGTCGAAGAAGATTTGAAACGCCCCTATTCCAGTTTTTCCAAGGGACAGCAAAGGCTCTGGGCAATTTTTCGGGTCTTTTTGAGGGGAGCTAATCTTCTCCTACTCGATGAACCCACCAATCATCTCGACCTGCAAATGTGCCAGAAGCTTGAGAGAGTCATTCTCGAATACAAATCAAAAAAATGTAGTGTGCTTCTTGTGAGCCATGACAGGCTTCTGATAGACAGGGTGGCAGACAGGAGCTATTATTTGAAAACAGGAACCGCAGTATCGGTAAATGGCGGCTATTCCCTCATGTTATCCCATCTTAAAAGCGATTTTGAATCGAGATTGAGGGAAGCAAAGGAGATAGAGCGAAAAATAAAACAGCTGGAATTTGAAGTGTCCAGAAGAATTTCCTGGGCATCGAGTAAAGAGGCGAAAAAGAAATTCGCCGACAAGGTGATGAACAAGGGACATATAGGGCGCAAAGCTGCAAAACTCGCGAAGCGGGCGAAAGCAGTGCAGAAACGAACACAGGCGATGATTCGAGAGTTAAAAGAGAAAAAGCCTTTCGTTGAGAAACCTATTGAAATCGAGCTTCCACAGTATGAAGTTTCATCGAGGAAGGTGATTTCTGCCACCGGGTTGAGCTTTGCCTTTGGCACAAAAACACTGTTCAGAGACGTGAATCTTGAACTGTATACAAAAGACCGGGTAGGACTTATCGGACCGAATGGTTGCGGAAAAACGACGCTCATGCGCTGTCTCGTGGGAGAATTGAAACCTCAGGGCGAATTATACAGGAACGACAATGTCAGGTGGAAGTATATCCCCCAAGATGTGAGGGCGTTCTTCAGAACCGGATCATTGATAGATAACTTGCGTGTACCTGAGCTTGATGAACTCCAGCTCAGACAAGCTCTTGGGGCAGCGGGCTTTAGAAGAGACAAGGTATTCCAAGATGTAGGTTCGTTGAGCTATGGGGAGCTCATGAGAGCTGCGATTCTCAAAGCGATGCTGGAAAAGATTGAGTTCCTATTCCTGGACGAGCCAACAAACCATTTGGACATCGAATCCCTCGAAATTCTGGACCGGCTCTTCAATGCATTTCCAGGTGGTATGTTTTTCATAAGCCATGACAGGCATTTCATAGCCACCCACGGAGACAGCTTGTACACCTTTGAAGCTGGGAACATAAGGCTTTTGTTTGAAGAAACTCCCGTCGACCTTACGGAGTTTTCCCGGACCATTGAAATCATTTCTCAGACATCAGAAGATGTTAAGAACGAGAAAGAAAAATAA
- a CDS encoding aminopeptidase, with the protein MDERILKHAKVLVEYCLTLKPGEKLMINGEVVSLPLIRAVYQEALNAGALIQVVIDDTALREKLLKFGNDEQLTYVPESVMTMAKSVDALISILGTSNTRMLSNVPPENVKKNAEGRSKLMEIFFDRMGKGELRWCGTQFPTEADAQEASMSLSDYEDFVYTACHLDSDDPVAEWKRIHDEQQKYVDFLNTKKHLRIVSEDTDIEMSIEGRKWINSDGHVNFPSGEVFTGPVEDTVNGHIRFSFPGIYQGREIEDIRLTFENGKVVKAEASKGQELLEQLLEIRGARYVGEIAMGTNYNITRFTKNMLFDEKIGGTVHLALGRSYPETGGKNESDIHWDMLCDMRKGGEIYADGELIYKDGKFLI; encoded by the coding sequence ATGGACGAAAGAATTCTTAAGCACGCAAAAGTACTTGTTGAGTACTGTCTGACTCTGAAGCCCGGTGAAAAACTCATGATAAATGGAGAAGTAGTTTCTCTACCGCTCATCAGAGCGGTATATCAGGAAGCTTTGAATGCCGGCGCGCTCATACAGGTGGTGATAGATGACACGGCATTGAGGGAGAAATTGTTGAAATTTGGGAACGACGAACAACTAACTTATGTGCCTGAAAGCGTCATGACAATGGCAAAATCGGTGGATGCTTTAATTTCAATCTTGGGGACTTCCAATACTAGAATGCTGAGCAATGTCCCTCCCGAAAATGTGAAAAAGAATGCCGAAGGCAGGAGTAAGTTGATGGAAATCTTCTTTGATCGCATGGGAAAGGGCGAGCTGCGGTGGTGTGGCACCCAGTTTCCCACTGAAGCTGATGCGCAGGAAGCTTCCATGTCGCTGAGTGATTACGAAGATTTCGTATACACTGCCTGTCATTTAGACAGCGATGACCCTGTAGCTGAATGGAAAAGAATTCACGATGAACAACAGAAATACGTGGATTTCCTGAACACGAAAAAGCACCTCAGAATAGTTTCAGAAGACACGGATATCGAAATGAGCATCGAAGGACGAAAATGGATTAACAGCGATGGACATGTAAATTTTCCCTCCGGCGAAGTTTTCACAGGCCCCGTTGAAGACACGGTGAACGGACACATTCGCTTTTCCTTTCCAGGAATCTACCAAGGACGAGAGATTGAAGATATCAGGCTTACTTTTGAAAACGGTAAAGTGGTGAAGGCCGAAGCCTCAAAGGGGCAGGAACTTCTCGAACAGCTCCTCGAGATAAGAGGTGCGAGGTATGTGGGAGAGATCGCCATGGGCACAAATTACAATATCACAAGGTTCACAAAGAACATGCTCTTCGACGAAAAGATCGGTGGCACTGTTCATCTCGCCCTCGGAAGATCTTACCCCGAAACAGGTGGCAAAAATGAATCAGACATTCACTGGGACATGCTCTGCGACATGAGAAAAGGCGGCGAGATCTACGCCGACGGTGAACTAATCTACAAAGATGGAAAGTTCTTGATATAG
- a CDS encoding PadR family transcriptional regulator — translation MDKQMKKGVLDLCVLSVLSEEDCYGYQLVEKISTAIQISEGTIYPLLKRLQREGLLTSYIRESSEGPARKYYKLTPEGVAKYKKLRKKWFEFYNGVNKLLGRGDEDGQY, via the coding sequence ATGGACAAGCAGATGAAAAAGGGCGTATTGGACCTGTGTGTCCTCAGCGTCCTTTCAGAGGAAGATTGCTATGGATATCAGCTCGTGGAAAAAATTTCAACGGCTATTCAGATTTCTGAAGGAACGATCTACCCTCTCCTTAAACGTTTGCAAAGGGAGGGTTTGCTAACTTCTTATATAAGAGAATCTTCTGAAGGACCTGCAAGAAAGTATTACAAACTCACTCCCGAAGGTGTAGCTAAATACAAAAAGCTAAGGAAAAAATGGTTTGAATTCTACAACGGAGTGAACAAACTCCTCGGTAGGGGGGATGAAGATGGACAGTACTGA